CGGCCAACTCCAGCGAAGCAAGGAGGTTGAGCACCGCGGGAGACTCGCCCTGGGTGGCCTGGAACAGGGCCAGGGCCGCCCGGGCATCCCGTCCGCGCCCCAGGGCTTCGAGGAGGTTCGCCCGGGCCACCAAGGGCTCCAGCGCCTTGGGGGCCCGTTCTGCCGCGCGCTCGTAGGCCGCTAGAGCCCGGTCGGTTCGGCCCAGGGCGCGCTCGGCGTCGCCCAGCAGGGTGAGCAGGCCGGCGTTGTCCGGGGCCCGGGCCAGGAAGCTCTGGGCGAGGTCCCGCGCAGCCCGGGCGTCTCCCTTTTCGAGAAGGAGGCGGGCCCGCAGGTACTGGGCCTGGGCCATGCCCTGCCAAGGGTTTCTGAGGGCGTCGAGCTGCTCGAGGGCCCGATCGTACTCCCTCTGCCGGCGCAGGACCCCCGCCAGGTCCAGCCGTGCGAAGAGATGGTCGGGGACCCTGGCCACCACCGCTTCGAGCTCGGCCCGGGCCCGGCCGAGCCGGCCCTCGTCCGCCAGGGCTCGGGCGTAGAGGAAACGAGTGTCCACCGAGAGATCTCCCCGGGCCACGAGCCCCCGGAGGATCTCCAGGGCCCAGTGGGAACGGCCGTCCAGCAGGTACATCCATGCCTCGAGGCGCCGGGCAGCCCCGCCGGAGTCTCCCGCCACCCGCACGAGGGGGAGAAGCCCCCGCGCCTGCTCCGGGTCTCCCCGCAAGAGGCTCACGTACGCGAGGAAGGAGGCGAGCTCGGCATCTTCCGGCGAACGCGTCCGTTCCCGAGCGAGCACCTCCTGCGCCCCGGGGAGATCCCCGAGCTGGACCAGGAGCTCGGCCCTCTTCACGGCCATGCGGGCCGACGCCGGAGGGTCCGCCGCCAGCTCCCCGTGGGCATCGTCCAGTAGCTTCAGCCCTTGCGCCAGGTCCCCCTTTCGGACGAGGAGCCTGGCCTGAGCCACGGACACGGCAGGGTCGCGGGGGGCGCCGACGGCCGCGAGGGTCTCGTGCGCTGCGGCGTGGTCTCCCAGCAGGCTCTGGAGGTCGGCAAGGGCCGTGAGCAGAAGCACCGATCCCGGTTGTGCGGCCAGTCCTTCCCGTAGGATGGCCAGTGCCTGGTCGGGGGCGCCGGCGACGAGGGCCTGACTCGAGGCCTCGACGTAGGCTTCTGCCGGGGGCGCCCCGGAAAAGACCTTCTCCCAGGCCGCCCAGGCCTCGGCGGGCCGCCCCAGGGCGGCGAGGGCGCGCGCCTCGAGCCGGCGGGCTTCGGCGGATCCGGGCGCGCCCTCGAGAGCTCCCCGAGCCAAGGCCAGCGCCTCCCGGTACTGGCCAGCCGCCCAGGCCAGCCCCCCGAGATCCACCGAGGCTCCCGGGTGCTGGGGAGACAGACGCAGCACCCGCTCCAGCGCACGGCGGTGCTCCCCCGGCTGGCCCGCCCGCTCCAGCGCCCTGGCCAGGCCGTAGGCGGCTTCGGCGTCCTGGGGCCACTTCTGGAGGGCGGCCTGGAACTCGATGCTGGCTTCCCGGTGGCGGTTGGCCGTCAGGTAGGCTTCGCCCCGCTGCCGATGGGCGGCGGCCTGCTCCGCGGGGCCCTTGCCGCAGGCTCCCAGGAGAGCCGCCAGGCTCAGCAACCAGGCGATGGAGGCAAGGCGTGCCATGGGGGTTCTCCTCACCATCCGCGGTGCACCGGGACGTCGGGGTGGTCGGCCTCGAGCACCCTCTCCAGGGCGAGGGTGTCGCCTTCCAGCACCGGGAAGTGGCGCATCCCGTGCTCCTTCATGGGGCGGGAGGCCTCGGTGATGGGGGTGGCGGCGGTCACCGTGACCGGGTTGGGGGTCACCCACTTCTGGACGAGCATGGAGCTCCTCCTGGCGACGGGATCGGCTTCGGGAAGCCCAAGGGGGCGCGACCGATCGGCGGGCGGGCCGGGGCCCCGCGTGGTACCATGCGGACCGCCGACTCTCCCCCCGCGCAGGCGGGAGGGGCGGCCCGGAGAGAAAGTATCACCTTGCCTCGGGACGTGTCACCTCATCTGGAGCCGAGCCGTGTCCGAACCCGCCGCGTTTCGCGCGCTCTTTCCCGTAACCGAGCACCTGTGTTACCTCAACCACGCCGGCGTGGCGCCCATCTCCACGCGGGTGGCCTGCGCGCGGCGGCAGGCCACCGACGAGTGCCTGGCCTGGGGGGCCTTTCGCTACCCGCGCCTCCTGGCGGGGATCGAGGGGGCGCGGGCGAGCGCCGCGCGCCTCCTGGGGGCGGCGCCGGCCGAGGTGGCTTTCATCAAGAACACCTCCGAGGGGGTCTCCCACGTGGCCCTGGGCTACCCCTGGCGGGAGGGGGACGCGGTGGTCGTGCCCGAGGGGGAGTTTCCCGCCAACGTCTACCCCTGGCTGAGCCTGGAGCGCCGGGGGGTGCGGGTGCTTCGGGTCCCGGCCCGGGAGGGGCGCCTCTCCCTGGACGACTTCCGGGCGGCGCTGGACCAGCCCGGGGTGCGGGTGCTGGCGGTCTCCTCCGTGGAGTTCGAGACGGGCTTCCGCAACGACCTGCCCGCCCTGGGCCAGTTGTGCCGGGAGCGCGGGATCTTCTTCTTCGTGGACGCGATCCAGAGCCTGGGCTGCCTGCCCCTGGAGCCCGAGGCCTGCGGCATCCACGCCCTGGCCGCCGACGCGCACAAGTGGCTCCTGGGGCCGGAAGGGATCGGGGTCTTCTACCTGGCCCGGGAGGTCTGGGACCGGCTCGTGCCCGCCGAGGTGGGGTGGAACGCGGTCTCCGCCCCCCTGGAGTTCTCCCGCATCAACTTCGCGCTGCGCCCGGACGCCCGCAAGTTCGAGTGCGGCAGCCAGGAGACCATCCTCGTCCACGGTCTGGGCGCCGCCCTGGACCTGATCCTGGAGGCGGGCATCGGGACCATCGGCCGCAGGGTGCTGGAAACGGCCGACCTCCTGGCCGAGGGGCTCTCGGCCCGGGGCTACCGGGTGCTCTCCAGCCGGCAGCCAGCGGAGCGCAGCGGCATCGTGGCGTTTGCGCCCCGCCACGGGCCGGCGGCGGTGGTGGAGCGCCTGGCCTCGGCCCGGGTGTTTGCCGCCGCCCGGGGCCGGGGGGTGCGGGTGTCGCCCCACTTCTACAACGACCGGGATGACGCGGCCCGGTTCTTCGAGGCCCTCGAGGACGCGGATTCTTGACACCCGGAAAGGCTTTGCGTTACCCATCCGGCGCACCGGCTCGGCCGGGGCCGTTTCACCCCCTCGCCCCCCTATCCCTGGAGCGTGCGACCATGCCTGCCGTGAAGACCCGCTTTGCCCCCAGCCCCACCGGCTACCTCCACATCGGGGGCGCCCGCACGGCCCTGTTCAACTACCTCTACGCCCGCCGCCACGGGGGCACCTTCGTCCTGCGCATCGAGGATACCGACCGGGAGCGGTCCACCGAGGAGAGCACCCGGGCGATCCTCGACTCCATGGAGTGGCTGGGGCTGCACTGGGACGAGGGGCCCTACTTCCAGAGCCGCCGCACCCAGACCTACCTGGAGCACGCCGACCGGCTGCTGCGCGAAGGCAAGGCCTACCGCTGCGATTGCCCCCCGGAGCTCCTGGACGCCAAGCGGGAGGCGGCCGTCAAGACCCACGGCAAGGCGATCTACGACGGCACCTGCCGGGACCGCACCGACGTGGACCCCTCGCGCCCGCACGTGGTGCGCTTCCGGGCCCCCCGCACGGGGCAGACCGTGGTGCACGACCTCCTGCGGGGCGAGGTGTCCTTCGAGAACGCCGACCTGGACGACCTGGTGCTCCTGCGCTCCGACGGGGGGCCCATGTACAACTTCGTCGTGGTCGTGGACGACATCCTCATGGGAATCACCCACGTCATCCGGGGCGACGACCACCTGACCAACACCCCGCGCCAGATCCAGCTCTACCAGGCCCTGGGGAGCCCGCTTCCGCAGTTCGCCCACGTGCCCATGATCCTGGGGGAGGACAAGAAGCGGCTCTCCAAGCGCCACGGCGCCACGAGCGTGGAGAGCTACCGGGAGGCGGGGTACCTGCCCGAAGCCATGGTGAACTTCCTGGTGCGCCTGGGGTGGTCCCACGGGGACCAGGAGATCTTCTCCTTGGAGGAGCTGGTCCGCCTCTTCGACCTGGACGGCGTGGGGCGCTCCGCCGGGGTCTTCAACGCCGACAAGCTCCTGTGGCTCAACGCCCACTACATCAAGGAGTGCCCGGCCCCCAGGCTCCAGGAGCTGGTGCGCCCCTTCCTGGAGGCCCGGGGCTACGACATTTCCGACCAGGCCAAGCTCGGCGTGCTCGTGGAGGTGCTGCGCGCCCGGGCTCCCAGCCTGGCCGACTTCGGCGTCCAGGCCGCGCCCTACTACGAGCGGGAGGTGGCGCTGGACGCGGACGCCGCGCGCAAGTTCCTCACCCCCGAGTCCGCCCCGCTCCTGCGGGAGCTCGCCGGGGTCTTTGCGGCGGCCCCCGAGTGGACCCCCGAGGTTCTGGAGCCCCCCTTCCGGGAGCTCGCCGAGCGCCGGGGGCTCAAGATCGGCAAGCTCGCCCAGCCCCTGCGGGTGGCGGTGACCGGCTCCACTGCGAGCCCCGGGATCTTCGAGACCGTGTACCTCGTGGGGCGGGAGTGGACCCTGGAGCGCCTGGCCCGGGCCGCGGAGCTGGCGGAGAAGGGGTAGGGCTCCCCCGACAAATCGCTATCGGTATCGGTATCGGTATCGGTATCGAAATCGACGTCGATCCCGATAGCGATACCGACTGCTTGGACTTGCGGGACTATGGCGCCTACCCCCGGGGGTGGTGCTTGCGCACGAGCTCGATCAGGCGCTTTCGGGTGACGTGGGTGTAGACCTGGGTGGTGGCCAGGTCTGCGTGGCCGAGCATCATCTGGACGCTGCGCAGGTCGGCCCCGCCTTCCAGGAGGTGGGTGGCAAAGGAGTGGCGCAGGGTGTGGGGGCTCGTCTCGGCGGAAACGCCGGCCGCCCGGCTCGCGGCCTTCACGAGCTTCCAGAGGGACTGGCGGGAGAGGCGGCGGCCGAAGCGGTTGAGGAAGACGTGGGGGTTGCGCCGCCCCTTGAGGAGCAGGGGCCTGCCCTCGTACAAGTACGCCCGCAGGGCCTCCAGGGCCCGGCCTCCCACCGGCACCACTCGCTCCTTCGAGCCCTTGCCCACCGGCCGCACGTAGCCCGCCGAGAGCTCCACCCGGTCCAGGGTCAGGTCCGAGACCTCCGAGACCCGCAGCCCCGAGGCGTAGAGGAGCTCCAGGATGGCCCGGTCGCGCAGGCCCTGGGGGCCGTCGGGCCGGGGGGTCTCCACCACGGCGCGGGTCTCCTCGGGGGAGAGGGTGCGGGGCAGCGTCTTCCAGAGCTTGGGAGACTCCAGCCGGGCCAGCGGGCTCACCTCGGCGAGGCCCTCTGCCACGAGGAAGCGGTAGAAGCTGCGTAGCGCCGAGACCCGCCGGGCGCCGGTACGGGGCGAGAGCCCTTGCGCCCGCTGGGCCTTGAGCCACGCCAGCACCTCACGCCCGGTCGCCCGGGAGGTCTCGGGGCAGCCGGCGCCGGCGAGAAAGGCGAGAAACGCCGAGACGTCCCGCGCGTAGGCGTCGACGGTGTTTCGCGAGAGCCCCCGCTCCACCAGGAGGTGGTCGAGGAAGAGGCCCAGGTGGTCAGGGGGACGATGTCCGTGGTCCGTTGCCCGTTGGGGTTTGGGGGCTGCGGGTGACACGTTTCCGGTTGGCTCCTGCGCCTCGCCTCCCACGGCTCCCGCCTCCCGCTTCACGGCTCCGGCCTCGCCCGCCCGCTCAAATCGTTTTTTCCTGCCGGATCGGGAGCCAGAGGGTGACGGTGGTGCCGGCGCCGGGGCGGCTGGCGATGTCCACGTCGCCCCCGTGGCGGGTGACGATGCGGTGGACCATGGTGAGGCCCATGCCCGCGCCGGTCATCTTCGACGTGTAGAAGGGGTCGAAGACGTTGGCGAGCTCGGACTTGGCGATGCCGCACCCGGTGTCGGTGAAGCCTGCGCGCACCCGCGGGCCCTCGGCGGTCAGGGCCACCGTGAGGGTGCCGCCGGGCTCCATGGCCTCCAGGGCGTTCTGGATCACGTTGCCCACGGCCAGCACCAGGTTGCTCCGGTCCCCTTCGAGGGGGGGCAGGTCCGGAGCGAACTCGCGCACGATCCGGATGTGCCCTTCCTCCAGCTGTCTTTCCCGTTGCGCCAGGGCCGCGTCCACGACCTGCGCCAGGTTCACCGGCTCGTAGGGAGCGATCATCAGCGCCTTGAACCGGACGATCTCCTCCACCATGTTCTCCAGGCGCTCGACCTCCTTGATGATGTGCTCGGCATAGTCCCGCAGGGGGTCTCCCTCGGAGAGACGGTCGCGGATGCGCCGGGCGAAGCCCCCGATGGTCACCATGGGGTTTCGCACCTCGTGGGCCACGCCTTCGGCCATCTGCCCCAGGGCCCCGAGCTTTTCTTCCGTGACCCGCTTCTCCTGGATGGTGCGCAGGTTCAGGAGGCTCCGGACCCGGGCCATGAGCTCCTGGGGGTTGAAGGGCTTGGTGACGTAGTCGTCGGCGCCCGTGTCGAGGCCGCGGATCTTGTCGGGCACCTCCCGCTTGGCGGTGAGCATGATGACGGGGATGCCCCGGGTGGCCTCCTGGGTCTTGAGTCGCCGGCACACCTCGAACCCGTCAAGCTTGGGCATCATCACGTCGAGGATGACGAGATCGGGCTCCTCCTCGGCCACCCGCGCCAGGGCCTCCTCGCCGTCGTAGGCCTCGCAGGTCCGGTACCCTGCGGCGGCGAGCCGCTTGGCCAGGAGCTCCACGTTGTCAGGGTTGTCGTCCACCACGAGGACCTTGGGGGGGTTGCTCACGACGGCCTTTCCTGCAGGTAGCTCTCCACCTGGCCGGGGAGCTTGCGCACGTCCACCGGCTTGGAGAGGTACCCGTCGCACCCGGCCTCCAGCGCCCGCTCCCGGTCCCCTACCATGGCGTAGGCAGTGAGCGCCACCACCGGCACCCGTCCCAGCTCCGGGTCGGCCTTGAGGCGGCGGGTCGCGTCGAAGCCGCTCATGCCCGCGAGGTTCAAATCCATCAGGACCAGGTCGGGCCGCTCGCGGGCCGCCACCTCCAGGGCCTGCTCGCCGCTCGTGGCCTCGAGCACCCGGTAGCCCTGGCGGCCGAGCACCTTCACCACCAGGGCCCGGTTGTCGTCGTTGTCTTCCACCACCAGGACGGTGGCCTTCATGTTTCGCCTCCCGGCGCGGGGTATTTGCGGGGCAGCCACACCGTGAACCTGCTGCCCACGCCTTCGCGGCTCTCCACGCCGATGGAGCCGCCGTGGAGCTCCACCAGGCGTTTGGCGATGCTGAGCCCCAGACCCGTGCCTCCGTGGGTGCGGGTGATGGAGCCGTCGAGCTGCTTGAACGCCAGGAAGATCTCTTCCTGGCTCTGGGCGGGGATGCCCATGCCCGTGTCCTCCACGTCCACCCGCACCCCGGCGGTGTCGTTGCGGGTCTCGCCTGCCACGGTCACGGTGACCGAGCCCCGGTCCGTGAACTTGATAGCATTGTTGACCAGGTTGTTCAACACCTCCCGCAACTTGTTGGGATCTGCGGCTACCTTGAGGTCTCCCGTCTCCAGCACGGCCCGGCACGCCACGCCTTTCTGCTCCGCGAGGGCCCGTTGATCGTCCACCACCTCGGCCACGAGCTGTCCCAGGTCGAAGGGGTGGACCTCGAGCTCCATGCGCCCGGCCTCTATCTTCGACAGATCCAGGATGTCGTTGAT
The DNA window shown above is from Thermodesulfobacteriota bacterium and carries:
- a CDS encoding tetratricopeptide repeat protein, which produces MARLASIAWLLSLAALLGACGKGPAEQAAAHRQRGEAYLTANRHREASIEFQAALQKWPQDAEAAYGLARALERAGQPGEHRRALERVLRLSPQHPGASVDLGGLAWAAGQYREALALARGALEGAPGSAEARRLEARALAALGRPAEAWAAWEKVFSGAPPAEAYVEASSQALVAGAPDQALAILREGLAAQPGSVLLLTALADLQSLLGDHAAAHETLAAVGAPRDPAVSVAQARLLVRKGDLAQGLKLLDDAHGELAADPPASARMAVKRAELLVQLGDLPGAQEVLARERTRSPEDAELASFLAYVSLLRGDPEQARGLLPLVRVAGDSGGAARRLEAWMYLLDGRSHWALEILRGLVARGDLSVDTRFLYARALADEGRLGRARAELEAVVARVPDHLFARLDLAGVLRRQREYDRALEQLDALRNPWQGMAQAQYLRARLLLEKGDARAARDLAQSFLARAPDNAGLLTLLGDAERALGRTDRALAAYERAAERAPKALEPLVARANLLEALGRGRDARAALALFQATQGESPAVLNLLASLELAGGNHEAALRHANRSLLVEPNYWASRLLRARILRAMGDISRARVELQEAIHLHPYRPEAYNLLAEIQWQAGEEALAEQTYRQLLDRVADEPVTANNLAYLCLEQDRVAEALALAERAFAEAPRSPVVLHTLGWALHRAGHTAQAEPFLSEAVAALGEDPRVLLHWGLNQDALGRAQAAREALEKVVRLAPASPAAGQARSYLGDGK
- a CDS encoding CBS domain-containing protein; translation: MLVQKWVTPNPVTVTAATPITEASRPMKEHGMRHFPVLEGDTLALERVLEADHPDVPVHRGW
- a CDS encoding aminotransferase class V-fold PLP-dependent enzyme; the encoded protein is MSEPAAFRALFPVTEHLCYLNHAGVAPISTRVACARRQATDECLAWGAFRYPRLLAGIEGARASAARLLGAAPAEVAFIKNTSEGVSHVALGYPWREGDAVVVPEGEFPANVYPWLSLERRGVRVLRVPAREGRLSLDDFRAALDQPGVRVLAVSSVEFETGFRNDLPALGQLCRERGIFFFVDAIQSLGCLPLEPEACGIHALAADAHKWLLGPEGIGVFYLAREVWDRLVPAEVGWNAVSAPLEFSRINFALRPDARKFECGSQETILVHGLGAALDLILEAGIGTIGRRVLETADLLAEGLSARGYRVLSSRQPAERSGIVAFAPRHGPAAVVERLASARVFAAARGRGVRVSPHFYNDRDDAARFFEALEDADS
- the gltX gene encoding glutamate--tRNA ligase, translating into MPAVKTRFAPSPTGYLHIGGARTALFNYLYARRHGGTFVLRIEDTDRERSTEESTRAILDSMEWLGLHWDEGPYFQSRRTQTYLEHADRLLREGKAYRCDCPPELLDAKREAAVKTHGKAIYDGTCRDRTDVDPSRPHVVRFRAPRTGQTVVHDLLRGEVSFENADLDDLVLLRSDGGPMYNFVVVVDDILMGITHVIRGDDHLTNTPRQIQLYQALGSPLPQFAHVPMILGEDKKRLSKRHGATSVESYREAGYLPEAMVNFLVRLGWSHGDQEIFSLEELVRLFDLDGVGRSAGVFNADKLLWLNAHYIKECPAPRLQELVRPFLEARGYDISDQAKLGVLVEVLRARAPSLADFGVQAAPYYEREVALDADAARKFLTPESAPLLRELAGVFAAAPEWTPEVLEPPFRELAERRGLKIGKLAQPLRVAVTGSTASPGIFETVYLVGREWTLERLARAAELAEKG
- the xerD gene encoding site-specific tyrosine recombinase XerD, with translation MSPAAPKPQRATDHGHRPPDHLGLFLDHLLVERGLSRNTVDAYARDVSAFLAFLAGAGCPETSRATGREVLAWLKAQRAQGLSPRTGARRVSALRSFYRFLVAEGLAEVSPLARLESPKLWKTLPRTLSPEETRAVVETPRPDGPQGLRDRAILELLYASGLRVSEVSDLTLDRVELSAGYVRPVGKGSKERVVPVGGRALEALRAYLYEGRPLLLKGRRNPHVFLNRFGRRLSRQSLWKLVKAASRAAGVSAETSPHTLRHSFATHLLEGGADLRSVQMMLGHADLATTQVYTHVTRKRLIELVRKHHPRG
- a CDS encoding response regulator, whose product is MSNPPKVLVVDDNPDNVELLAKRLAAAGYRTCEAYDGEEALARVAEEEPDLVILDVMMPKLDGFEVCRRLKTQEATRGIPVIMLTAKREVPDKIRGLDTGADDYVTKPFNPQELMARVRSLLNLRTIQEKRVTEEKLGALGQMAEGVAHEVRNPMVTIGGFARRIRDRLSEGDPLRDYAEHIIKEVERLENMVEEIVRFKALMIAPYEPVNLAQVVDAALAQRERQLEEGHIRIVREFAPDLPPLEGDRSNLVLAVGNVIQNALEAMEPGGTLTVALTAEGPRVRAGFTDTGCGIAKSELANVFDPFYTSKMTGAGMGLTMVHRIVTRHGGDVDIASRPGAGTTVTLWLPIRQEKTI
- a CDS encoding response regulator, whose amino-acid sequence is MKATVLVVEDNDDNRALVVKVLGRQGYRVLEATSGEQALEVAARERPDLVLMDLNLAGMSGFDATRRLKADPELGRVPVVALTAYAMVGDRERALEAGCDGYLSKPVDVRKLPGQVESYLQERPS